From the genome of Anopheles merus strain MAF chromosome X, AmerM5.1, whole genome shotgun sequence, one region includes:
- the LOC121590016 gene encoding transportin-1-like, protein MKYSDINIFSLTGEVNEDDTILPFHKSRTISRKSSTVDVDGSVHMMRGIAYDTDMYNSDDEKEDASNLFNWNLRKLSAATFELLANVFKETSCQSCSPCSRRHKEWMIKESQVLSLGAIVETHMDDMVFHVNSLSYSWGGVFDDALGVT, encoded by the coding sequence ATGAAGTATAGCGACATTAACATCTTCAGCCTGACAGGAGAGGTAAATGAGGATGATACCATCCTCCCGTTCCACAAATCGCGCACGATCTCCCGAAAGTCTTCTACCGTAGATGTAGACGGTTCGGTCCACATGATGCGTGGTATCGCGTACGATACAGACATGTACAATTCTGACGACGAAAAGGAAGACGCTAGCAACCTTTTCAATTGGAATCTGCGCAAACTCAGTGCGGCTACGTTCGAACTGCTGGCGAACGTTTTCAAGGAGACTTCCTGTCAATCCTGTAGCCCGTGCTCAAGAAGACACAAGGAGTGGATGATTAAGGAGAGCCAAGTACTGTCGCTGGGAGCGATCGTTGAAACCCACATGGACGATATGGTGTTCCATGTGAACAGCTTATCATATTCATGGGGAGGCGTGTTTGATGATGCTCTTGGGGTGACGTAG